In Zalophus californianus isolate mZalCal1 chromosome 4, mZalCal1.pri.v2, whole genome shotgun sequence, the following proteins share a genomic window:
- the LOC113925687 gene encoding 60S ribosomal protein L10a-like, whose translation MEALEDKKKLVEMSKSIGNMIIQEAIQVSKFGDGYLEMIGKSEKRTRSSKVSRDSLYEAVQEVLHRNQRKRWKILEMVELQISLKNYDPQKDKRFSGTVRLKSSPGPKFSVCVLGDQQHCDEAKAVHIPHMDIEVLKKLNKNKKLVKKLAKKYDAFLASESLIKQIPRILGPGLNKACKFPSLLTHSENIVAKVDEVKSTIKFQMKKVLCLAVAVGHVKMTDDEFVYNICLVVNFLVSLLKKNWQNVRTLHIKSTMGKPQRMY comes from the exons ATGGAGGCTTTGGAGGATAAGAAAAAACTAGTGGAAATGAGTAAAAGTATAGGAAACATGATCATTCAGGAAGCAATACAAGTAAGCAAATTTGGTGATGGATATTTAGAAATGATTGGGAAATCAgagaaaag AACCAGGAGCAGCAAAGTCTCCCGCGACAGCCTGTACGAGGCGGTGCAGGAAGTCCTGCACAGGAACCAGCGCAAGCGCTGGAAGATTTTGGAGATGGTGGAGCTGCAGATCAGCCTGAAGAACTATGACCCTCAGAAGGACAAACGCTTCTCAGGCACCGTCAGGCTTAAGTCCAGTCCTGGCCCCAAGTTCTCTGTATGTGTTTTGGGGGATCAGCAGCACTGTGATGAGGCCAAGGCGGTGCATATTCCCCACATGGATATTGAGGTGCTGAAGAAACTcaacaagaataagaaattagTCAAGAAGTTGGCCAAGAAATATGATGCCTTTTTGGCTTCAGAATCTCTGATCAAGCAGATCCCACGAATCCTGGGCCCAGGCCTGAATAAGGCTTGCAAGTTCCCTTCCTTGCTGACCCACAGTGAGAACATAGTGGCCAAAGTGGATGAAGTGAAGTCCACCATCAAATTCCAGATGAAGAAGGTGCTGTGTCTGGCAGTGGCTgttggccatgtgaagatgacagATGATGAGTTTGTGTACAACATCTGCTTAGTGGTCAATTTCCTGGTGTCCTTGCTCAAGAAGAATTGGCAGAACGTCCGGACTTTGCACATCAAGAGCACCATGGGCAAGCCCCAGCGCATGTACTAA